One genomic window of Candidatus Omnitrophota bacterium includes the following:
- the murA gene encoding UDP-N-acetylglucosamine 1-carboxyvinyltransferase, translated as MDKLVIKGGKKLKGTVIISGSKNAALPILAATLLTEDTCIIKNVPYLSDINTMITLLRELGKDVSMIDDIVTVKGGERTKCRAPYELVSTMRGSICVLGPLLGKRKRAEVSFPGGCIIGPRPIDLHLKGLRDLGIEIKIKSGYIVADAKKMRSARIYLGGHFGSSVLATANVLMAAVLVRGTTIIENSACEPEVADLVKFLKGMGANIEGVGSPRIVVNGVARLEGCTHSLIADRIEVGTYMIAGAATKGELFLKGAIYDHLLASIDKLTESGVSIMREKDGIRVKYIKRLKPLYVTTLAYPGFPTDLQAQMMALMSVTDGISVITEKIYPERFIHISELSRMGAEIMLEGPNAIVKGVKRLSGAPVMASDLRASAALVLAGLVADGTTEVSRIYHLDRGYERLEEKLQAIGANVKRVKE; from the coding sequence ATGGATAAGCTAGTCATAAAAGGCGGCAAAAAATTAAAGGGCACGGTTATCATAAGCGGCTCCAAGAATGCGGCATTGCCGATTTTGGCGGCCACACTTTTAACCGAAGATACCTGCATAATAAAGAATGTGCCTTACCTTTCCGATATCAATACGATGATAACGCTTCTGAGGGAGCTGGGCAAGGACGTCTCGATGATAGACGACATCGTGACGGTAAAAGGTGGCGAAAGGACTAAGTGCAGGGCGCCTTATGAGCTGGTTAGTACCATGCGCGGCTCGATATGCGTCTTAGGGCCGCTACTGGGAAAGAGAAAAAGAGCGGAAGTATCCTTTCCGGGCGGATGCATTATAGGGCCAAGGCCCATAGATCTACACCTTAAAGGCCTAAGAGACCTTGGCATAGAGATTAAGATCAAAAGCGGATACATAGTGGCCGACGCAAAAAAAATGCGCAGCGCGCGTATATATTTGGGCGGGCATTTCGGCTCGAGCGTGCTGGCGACCGCTAATGTCTTGATGGCGGCTGTGCTCGTGAGAGGAACGACCATTATAGAAAATAGCGCCTGCGAACCGGAGGTCGCCGATCTGGTCAAATTTCTCAAAGGCATGGGCGCGAACATAGAAGGGGTAGGGTCCCCAAGGATTGTTGTAAACGGCGTCGCAAGGCTTGAAGGGTGCACCCATTCTCTTATCGCCGACCGCATTGAAGTCGGCACATATATGATAGCGGGCGCAGCAACTAAAGGGGAGCTTTTTTTGAAAGGCGCAATATACGATCATCTTCTTGCGTCTATAGATAAACTGACCGAAAGCGGCGTCAGTATAATGCGGGAAAAGGACGGCATAAGGGTCAAGTATATAAAACGGCTTAAACCCCTTTATGTCACGACGCTCGCATATCCGGGTTTTCCTACGGATTTGCAGGCCCAGATGATGGCGCTTATGAGCGTAACAGACGGTATCAGTGTTATTACCGAGAAGATATATCCCGAGAGGTTTATACACATAAGTGAACTTAGCAGAATGGGCGCCGAAATAATGCTGGAGGGCCCCAACGCGATAGTGAAGGGCGTAAAGCGTCTGAGCGGCGCGCCTGTTATGGCATCGGACCTTAGGGCGAGCGCGGCGTTGGTTCTCGCAGGGCTCGTAGCTGACGGAACTACCGAAGTAT